In Zingiber officinale cultivar Zhangliang chromosome 1A, Zo_v1.1, whole genome shotgun sequence, the DNA window CAAGCTGGAGCTTTCAATTGGTGGTGTCAGAGGAGGTTTACTGGATGCCCCATCAAATGTATCACAAGAAGATGATGCATTATGAGAATACGAACTATCCATGCATGAAAAGTCAAAAACCGACTCTAAACTACTGTGTAGAGATGCTTGGGCATGTTCATTTGTCCTAAATGGCTTTCCATAATCATTATGAAGATAAAGGGGGTCATTTAAGTTCATGTTCCCCAAGAGACCATTAGGCAATGACTGAAAAACATCAGGAATTTTATTGATTTTAGAGTATCCTAATGGAGAGTTTGTAGGTGTAACCCGACTTGTTAAACTACTTGTTTGGATATTTAAAGAGAGAGGTGGAAACCCAGAATTGGAATAAGCATCATTTCCCAGTGTAGGGGATATTGCTATGCTAAATCCTTCAAATTCTGGTACGAACTCATTATTATTCACCAAATCATCCCTAACACTTGAATAGGTTTGTAAATCCTTCTCAAGAGGACAAATTTCTCTCTTCTCTATAGCCTGTAGATCACAGTAATCAACAATAGTTGCTGAACTATCCAATCCATCATGGGCATCATTTCCAGGAGGTCCAGATCCTTCTAATATACATATTGGTGCACCACTGTTGCAAATTCCATTTGATATAAAAGTCCTGGATTCATCCGCCAGATTGAGAGAAGGAAAAACATTTGTGCTCTGATTTGGCAAACAAGTATCTGTGAGTTGGTCCGTACTTTTGGAGCAAGAGTTCACCTGGCAAGGCTGAATATGTCAGAAGAATAAGAGAGGTCAAGAGAGGTAATTAGAAAACCTGCAACAATATAGATCATGAATTTCATAATTCACATCTATTTGTTGTGAAAATTTGGAAGTCTGGTGCAGTCTAAATgatatttaaacttattttgcAAAAAGAACTGAGGAACCCCAAGCCGGAGAGGCAATGAAAAGTTTCAAGCATACAAAACTTTGATTGCTCAAGAAAACAATTCTAACAGATATTAATCATAGGAGATCATTCTTGAAAGTGAATTTGGATCTCCCAAATTTCTCTTAAGCTACAAACTACtgcaaaaataaattataattagtTTGGTGGAGAGGCCTAATCTTGAGTTTTTCTAGTTTATGTATAATGAAAAGAGATTTCAGTACCTCTCTCTCACACTGATTTTGCCTTTGATGAAATTCTTCCAAGTGGCTCCCTGAAACAGCCTTTACTCCTTCATAGTTCAATGTGGATCCAACGGGGGATGTTGTCTTCTGTATTTCTTCAAATGATGCACTATCGAAACTTCCCTTGGTGCTATAACAGTTACCTTCATGTGCAAGCATACGTTGATGAAGCCTTATTCTCGGAGTAGTGGCCAGGATACTATCTGAGTAGCAATTCAATTTTCTCTTTTTTGGCCATGATatttcacatgcttttgctgccaaATTTCGTGAACTTTTTGAACTAGTTATGTTACTAGACCCATCAGGGTCTGAATAAGAAAGTACCTTCCCATCCCTACTCAAACTTCTCAATGAGTATCTAGGTTCTGATGAATGATTTAGTGATGGAACACCAGAAGCTGGTCGAGTTGAATCAGAAGTTGCAGTCAACCTGCCTCCTTTTCCTACATCATGTACAATCAAAATGGGGTTGGCAACTGTGCTACAACAAACATTGTGTGCAGCAAACTCAGTCTCTTCAGATTCTAGGCAAGCATCACCTCCCAGTAATACAGAATTATCAATCTGAAGATCATGTGGTGCTAGATTTAGGTTGCAGGCAGATTTATCCTCAACCATAGTCTTGTAATTGTCTTCTTTTGTGTCCATTGAGCTTCTGACAGATTGTTTCAGATCAGAATCAATGGTGCATGCCATCCCACAGGAAATTGTAGCTAGATCATGTGAAGTTTCACAAGATCTAGAGTGAATCTTTCCCTCAGGATCATGAGGATTTGCACTTAAATATTCTAAAGAACTCAATAGCTGTAGCATGTTCCCAGGGCAATCAAGTGATCTAGATGGAGATGCTTCATGAGCAGCTTTGCTTTGAAGAGCAAATGAGTTCCTTGCAACTGATAATTCTGGAGCATGATCAGAAATCAAGGATGCAGCCAATGACCTAGTTATTCTACGCGGATTGTGTTCTAAAGGTGACCCAGATGAAGCTGCTTTATCACCAACTTTACTATGAAGAGCAAGAGAGTTACTAGTAAATGATGGTTCTATAGCATGATCAGAAATCAAAGAACTAGCCACTGACCTAGTTATTCTCCTGGCATTGCCTTCAATAGTCACCTCGTCTCCAAAATTAGCAATCTGTTTTGTTCCATTAAGATACTCATCAGGTTCCTTTTGCTTTGACCTAATTATTCTACGTGGATTGCATTCCACAGGTGCTTCAGATGAAGCTGCTTTATCACCAACTTTACTATGAAGAGAAAGTGGGTTCCTAGAAGATGAAGGTTCTATAGTATGACCAGACATTGAAATTGTAGCCATTGACCTAGTTTTTCTCCTAGTGTTTCCTTCAACAGTCACCTCGTCTCCAAAACTAGCAATCTGTTTTGTTCCATAAAGATTCTCCTCGGTGTCCTTTTGCTTTGACCAGCCACATTGGATACTTACAACGGAGCCAGATACCGATGAATCCTCAACAACTTCAGAGCATATGATGTCACAATCTCTTTGATCATCTTTTTGGTGACTGGTAATTGTAGCTACATCAGTATGTTCTTTACGAGTATACTCCTTAGAAATGCAAACTTCGTGTGCTGAAGGAGTGGGAAGAGGAAATGAGATTCCAGGAGCAAAATGCTTGCTGCTTAACTCTGTAACAAAACAAAATAATTATGTGAGATGATAACAAGAAGATGACTAAATGCTAAAATGTCAAGAGCTCATTCAAGCTGGACCATTATAAAACATTCAAGCTAATCCTTATTTCAAGCAGTTAGGTATGTGGACTAGAAGTTTATGCATGGTTTGAACCAATCATCACATAAAATGCCAAGAGTCCATTCAAGTTGGtgtaatttaaaaatcaaaatggtTCTTACTAGAGTTACTAACAATGTCTTTACCAATCAGCACATACGTTATCTGCATGATGATGAAGAGACGAAATATTTCAATACTTCTTTATCAAACGGCGAGGTGATTAATTTTAATCACCTGGAATATTCCTTCAAAATTGCATCCTCAAATTTACTTTTCCCTAAAATAAAGTGTTATCAATAGATACTTTTATTATTCCCCAAGGTTTGGCAGATACGTTATACGAGCCTGCTAATCAGTTATTGGAAAGGGTAAACTGAAAGCTGTAACATAACGTAATATGGAACTGTTCCTACGAAACAAAACCCTAGATTCGCACTATGTCATTATTTAAGAATCTTAGCGATTTCCTTAAGGTTTAGTCCAAAACAGATACACACACCTTAGTCTAATGACATTTTGTTCCTGTTTTTGATATCATCCCAAATTTGAAAGTTTACCTCCTCCACCCTCACCCATCCACCACTCACAACCCACATACACACACAAAAAAGAAGCGATTAATAAAGAGAGAGTTACCGTTCTGAGATTCCAAAAGCCAAGGAGGAGGCTGTTTGCCGTCGGCGAGAAGGCTGTAGGCGAGGGATTCGGCATACGACTCTTCCTGCTGCCTCAGCTGGGCCTCGATCCGGCACTTGCGGTCGAAGATTCTCTTGAAGAGTTGCTCGATCGTCGTCATCTCGGCCTCAGTTCCAGCAGATTCGaaacgaaaaaaaaaataataaaaaaaaaatcaagctgACGCCTGGCCGTCATCTCGGCCTCGGATCGACGACGGAGACGTCGGAGGCCTCCCGTTTCCTCTCCTTCTCGACATGACGCCTGAGCAGATCGAGTTCGGAAGGGGAATGATTCGAAAGGCGAAAAGGGATTTGGCGCAGCGGAAAGGGATTTGAAATTTTTGAACGGTGAAGTTATTTGAGACCAAAACACATTAACCAAAAAATGCTAACGTATGCATATGCCGTCTATAATTATACTCTAGCCCCTAAAGTTTTGCGTTTATGAATTTACATCCAAGTAATTAATAAAATTGAACCAAACggattaataattatataaattgtaAATATATACTTTAACTTAGGCTAATCCTAATTAACTCTAACAATGAGCatctatttaattattatatatattattgtttAACATGAATAGGCATATGCATTTATGATGATTAGTACTTGCTAATGTTTAGTGGCTTAGTAATTAATATGTACTTAGTGTTGGAGCAATTCCAATgatccgcgggaccatgtgttttggtgtttgggcaaagggtttaagttaggattaccctcgttatttgatatgtgtatttgagttatgcaggactgcaggtgacacatgtgactcaggttgacggcttcgggtccggtgaaggatggagcatccgagggaccgtggacaaggcatcgaggacaagggccgagggaagcgacttcgaggcatacacgaaggatagcattggggacgagccgcgggcttggatgcatccgagggacgagagccaaaggaagtaggcttgaaagcaagaggtcaaagctgcaaagaaaacatcaaatgagtcataagggtgaggggtacgagtgcatgagagattgtactcggagtaaaatcctagttttagggttttactgtagcggcactgtagcagttattgtagcgtacttgtagcagtactgtagcgcactgtagcagtcaactagtgatggatcagtcgactgatgcactgtagcagagccgttgggctggcaccagtcaactggtgcaaggaccaatcgattggtaacgggcaaatcaggttctgatttgttccaagctctataagaaggagcttggtatggccggccaaggcgacgaaattagacttggttaaagcctaattagtagtcatctagtgctctagcaatccaagtatTCTTGATCGAGtcgtggcgaggtttctccaccgacaaggaggattgtgctagccgaagttttcggggactaatccaccgacgggttgagggatcgtccaccttacagatacGTCGTAGTATTTTTCGATTTATCctaataataaatagaaaattttcatcaGATGAAATCAATCACCTCAAATTAACATTACCTGATCTCAATGACTTggttgagttgtcgtgattttcTCAATAACTTGGTTTGCATAGTCATTACTTGTTAGACCtcatggttgttttgatatgatcaaccaagttaattaggtcctgtttgtttttatccctgcgtctaagtgtgcaggagcttaagagcgcaggaagtcgagcggaaaacgcagttaatgagaaggacgacacgagaagggagccgacgggttcggtgcgtccgaaggacgagaaagctgcggaagagtacaccgctggacgagaagaacatgtgcgacgttcgagggacgtaaagtcgggatggaagactgctcgaggaaaaggtcagaaattgggttcgggtgagccatatttcgattggtcgcaatcacccaatcaatcggagcttcggaaggaaaaaggaagttaaaaggagctgaagaagctagTCAAATGCGGCTCAGaccaatgttgaaggcgccttagctGCCTCCACTGTCTGAAGCGCCTCaaacagcttggaggcgcctcagactcagcccaaggcgcctccaaggtcatTTGaggtaggggtgagcattcggttaatttggttaatttgatattaaatttgtataatttttttttatttttattttaaacaaatttagttaattcggtgttaactgaaataactaattcggttaattcagttttagtaaaactttgatttgattcagttagccaacactaaatcggttaattcagttaattcataaatgtatgataatttaaatttagaaaatgaaaaataaaaaattgaaattgagaaattaaaaaataatgcatgcttaaataaatttccaaaatcgaaACTaaagatttatggaaaattaaattggtatattagaaaacatcagggacaacttaggaaaattcctagaaACTATATACTCCCTAAGTTTTCAAATaaccctataggaaggaacctctattgggttccaaaatccgttctaaactatttttttttaaattaaggctttcagaagaaaaattaaacagataatttcttttgaggctttgtttaagaaagtggttgttgttccaataaccaagaaggcctagtgcctcgccgtgaattagaagccaaaatattgaaaggaaatgtttaattaactttttattaaaacattaaaattaaaattagataatgctttaaaatattttttactatacTTAGGAAAATATTCTTCCTTAGATTTTTTAATTGGAAAATCTTTAGAACTATTTTTGCATAAGTTAAAAAGTcttataaagttaaaaaaaaaaattggtttaacctaaatttttttttttgcaaaaacttaAGGAAAATCTTAGAAAGTTTTCTaaagacttagaatttttttgaaatatCTTGTACCCtgtttttgctatgatcaaagggggagaaataggtacaagttaagtttagggggaattaaaactaactttggttaaatttttttatactttTCAACATTTAGTATCAGAACTAAATTTTATGCTTGTTGCAATTTAGTTTAATTGCAAATTGACTTTAAATATTAGttttgtaatttctttaaattactactattctgtttttaccctaatttaaacttgggttgatgcacatcaaaaagaggaaaaTTGTTAGactccgtggttgttttgatatgatcaaccaagttagttaggtcctgtttgttttttaTCTCGGTGTctagtgtgcaggagcttaggagcgcaggaagtcgagcggaagacgcagctagcgagaaggatggcacgggaagggcgccgacaggctcggtgcgtccgaaggatgagaaagctgcggaagagtataccggtggatgagaagaacgtgcgcgacgttcgagggacgtaaagccgggatggaagactgctcgaggaaaaagccggaaattaggttcgggtgagccctatttcagttggccgcaatcacccaatcaatcggagcttcggaaggagaaaggaagccaaaaggagctgaagaagctaaccagaggcgcctcagaccaatgctgaaggcgcctcagctgcctccactgtctgaggcgcctcagacagcttggaggcgcctcaaacccagTCCGAGACGCCTCCAAGGCCATTTGATGCGCCTCAAACCCAGTAAAACTTGTCGTTTGTaatcagataaagttttatccgattgacttggttagaggcgccttggaccttgttggaggcgccttagaccttcGAGATAAGATTTTCCGGGGCTATTTAAAGGCTCATGGAGCTAAGAAATATTCATTCATTTAAGCAATCaactttgtaatcaattcctagcaactagtgagcgttctaagtgtaaaaaggcttctccgcctatagtgaagctgttcaaccgtcttggattaacaaccgtcttggttgtaaccaagtcaatttctGGTCTCCCTTTCTTTTTtgttatttcatcattttttataattactattattttaagttgaaagccttgaggagggtataattttattttatagacaattcacccccctcttatcaGCCCCGCTCCACCAACATTACTTTGTTGTTAATTCACTATTGCTTAGCTATGATTTCATGATCAGCTCGATATGACACTTAAATCTGCTTAGTAACATCCGCCTATTCTATGCAAAAATTTTATACTGAAATTTGAATATGatagttaaaaaaattatcagctatattatatatgttttttaaattttgaaaataaatcttatttcttaaatattatataagagagacaaaaaaaaaaaaagataaactaatatatatgatataataaaaattaaatatttaaatttaataaaactattttttatcttaaattatgtattttaataaaaaaGATGGGATGCTCTAAACTGTCacctaaaattattattattattattattattattaattaattaattattttacaatATCCTTtaaagatatatatttttttccaatTAAATAATGAGTCAACTGTCAACAAATGAATAGCCCTTCGTTAGATCCTACGTTAATAATTAGTTAAGCGATGAGTTTGCCACGTTCATGTCTTCGTTAAACATGCCCAACACTCATGCCAcatgatattaattaaatgaattctttaaggtaaaaaatattttttttgtaaaaacaaATTCGACAACAATATACGTGTCAAGAAATCGAGATTTTGCATATTAAAGacaatttattattaattgactGGTTTTAGATTAGACAAATCAATtcgatattaaaataatttaccaccaattaaattttgttttaagaTATTCATAATAGtacatataatataatttaacaaCATTTACAATATAATTTAGCTGCATAAAATTTAGTATCATCTAATAATAGCATTCATAAAATAAATTGTTATAGACTATAATTCAATTTAACTCGAGTCTATGAATACGAAATAGTATTTTCAAATCGTGCATAAATTCTCTTTAAGGTTTTTcactccaataaaaacacatcaTTTTATATGAGTAGGGCCATAAATAAGCTAAAATAAGTCATTAATAAAATTTGGCAGTGTTCATACTTATTTAATAAGataatcaagttaaagtcaatgcgagcttaaaatgaattaaatcgttgaaatgattatttaagtttggtttgaattttttttatgagtttgagtttgatttatttagatgtatcaagaaaaattttaattgaagCTTActtaattgtttaaaatttttatattttaaacatgttcgattggttattgagcttaatagtataaatttattttattcattttgaaagtttttttttgtttatttaatatattgataAATATGATTCACGAACATTAACATGTTGAACACACCATTTTATATGAGTAGGGTCATAAACGAGCTAAGACAAGCCATTGATCAAATTTAATAGTGTTCATACTTATTTAATAAGATAATCAAGTCAAAGTCAATGcaagcctaaaatgaattaagtcgttgaaatgattatttaaacttggtttgaattttttttatgaggtttgagtttgatttgtttagatataccaAGTAAGATTTTAATTGAAGCTTActtaattgtttaaaatttttatattttaaacatGTTCGGTTGGTTATTGAGTTTAATAGTATAAATTTATGTTATTCATTTTGAAAGTTTTCTTTTGTGTTATTTAAtatgttgataagagttttattgataaatatggtTCACGAACATTAACAAGTTGAACATGCCATTTTATATGAGTAGAGCCATAAACGAGCTAAGACAAGTCATTAATCAAATTTGATAGTGGTCATACTTATTTAATAAGATAATCAAGTCAAAGTCAATGTGAGTCTAAAATAAATTAAGTCATTGAAATGATTATTTAAGCttggtttgaattttttttatgagtttgagtttgatttgtttagatGCATCAAATAAGATTTTAATTGAAGcttacttaattatttaaaatttttatattttaaacatgttcgattggttattgagcttaatAGTATAAATTAATGTTAttcattttgaaatttttttttgtttatttaatatattgataaaaattttattaataaatatgattcatGAATATTAATAAGTTAAACATATATGTATTCAACTTTATTTGTTTAGTTGAGTTgtttaaatttattcatttagTTAATTTTATATACATTGAATAAATAAATCATAGGATTAGTAAAGTAGAGGCCcaacataaataattttttaaatgccaCATTTAACTTCAAACCATAATTTTGATAAAGAAAAgagcaaaaaaaaattatatataaaaatatagaaaactactaaataattgttttaaaaaaaatactcttaattaattggtttttaaaaatttatctctTGTTTTATTCTCCCATTCATCTCGCCCACTATTTCTCTCCTCGCTTTCATCCTCTATAAAACGCCTCTCTTTCTCCTCCCCTTCGATCGGCCtcgctcttctccttcttccacgATCTCGGAGTCTCCGGAGCCGTCGCCGGACTCGCTTCCTGATCCCTTGCCGATCCAGGTGGCTCCCACTGTCCCCGTCACAATTACGAAAAGCCTTTGGCCTCTTTTGGCCACGTCTCCGCGGTCCGCGTGGATTTTTGCGGCAGGAGGTTCCTTTGGCGGCTTTGATTGATGGTCGCCGCGTGAGCCGTGGTTGAGGACTTGAGGTGGCATACAGTATGGAAAGGTTGGATTTTatcatttatttttcaaaaaaaaaatctggaAAGTAATGCAAGTTTGGATGATTAGCTGGCTAGATTCCAATTTCTGAGCCTGAGATGGAAATTTAGGGTTTATGAGAAGGTATATTCGGTGATTTTTCATTCGTGGATTCCCTGTTCCAAGCCGCATTGAGTAGAAAAATCGGAGATTGCTTTGTGTATCTGCTATCTGGATCCCTATAGTTTGGCACCGGCGGCTTTTTTTCTAGTGTTGGAAGAAGCAGCGCATTTTGGATTAGTTGGTTGTGCTTATGGGATCTGAGAGCAGAGGAGAGAGGCATCACGGCCTGAAACCTTATGCCGAGGGGAAGGTAAAGTGCAGATCCAAGTTCAAGGTGTGGATGATCCGGATGACGACCACGGTGCTGCTTTGGACTTGCGTTCTCCAGCTCACGGCGCTAGGGCATACTTGGGTGCCACGCGTCTGGAATGGCCGGCCATCTTGCTCTTCCCCTTCCGATGTACCAATCCAAGGCCAACAATCCACCTCTGCCATCGTTAAGAAGTTCGTTCATTCCCCAAAAAGTGAGTGTTCTTTCCACTTCTCTTGATTTTTAGGGCCATCTTTCTTTGCTCGCCTTCAATTACttaattttctttaataattGTAGCTTCATATACTGGAGAAAAAAATAGTTCCTTTTAGTTCTGATTTCCAAGATACTCATCTTGATTTCTTGGATCAAGTATCTGCAGCAAgatctatattttatttgaatttcacGGTTAAATCGCTTGATCATTGTTAATTAGTTGTTATTATACTTTTTGTTAGGCCAATTGACAGCACTGATGTGGTATCTTGTTCTACTTTCTAATTCAGTTCTATGACAACTCTTCAATTCAAGTATCAGTTTCAGGTTCCATGGTACGATTGACCATAAACTTGCTACCATTCATGTTTGAGTTTTTTCAGGGCACAATCTTCCCTGTGAAACACAGACTGAGGACATCCTTGTGACTGATTAACCTTTTGGACTTGAGCTAGCCTATGTTGTATTTTCAACATCATTGTTGTTTAGCTAACATAGATATGCCGAAGCTAACAAGCTACCTCATCGTCCAATTTTCTTGCTGTTATATGTTAAGATTCTTCTGTGTGGGCTTTAAAACACACTTATGTTAACCTGACTGAGCAAAGTTCTGATATGAAACTTATATTGTGTTTATATTTAGGAATCTACAATAACAATGGGTATCTGATGGTCTCGTGCAATGGCGGGCTCAACCAGATGCGAGCAGCTGTAAGGATTTGATCCAACTTAAAAAGTATCTTTGGGTGGTCCTTTGGCACGAGCAGTTCCTTCTTGCCTTTGCATTGAATTGGTACTTATCGAACATTTCTGTCTTAATTTTCCAGATCTGTGATATGGTTGCCGTCGCGAGATATTTGAATGTGACACTTATAGTACCGGAGTTGGACAAATCATCATTTTGGTCAGACCCTAGGTGCGCTCACACTTCTAATCTAAATGCTTAGAGTTGGGTTTTGATAACTCGATGGTCTACTCATTTGACCTTCCATCCAACTTTGCAAAGTTTTCAAAGCTAAAGGCCATGTTCATATATGGCAGTGAATTCCAAGATATATTCGATGTCGATCATTTTATCACATCTTTGAGGGACGAGGTCTGGATATTGAAAGAATTACCACCTAGACTAAAATGGAGAGTCGAGAAAGGATCAGTGTACACTATGCCACCAGTTAGCTGGTCTGACATATCTTATTATGAAAATCAGGTTAGTACGCCTTTCGAACCATGAAGAAAAACATGTGAATATATTAACACAGTTATCTTTACCTTATAATCAGATTTTGTCATTGATAAAGAAGCACAAGATTGTGCATTTCACCAAAACGGATACTCGGCTTGCCAACAATGCACTTCCTTTAGAGATTCAAAAGTTGCGTTGTCGAGTGAATTTCGCTGCATTGAAATTTACTTCTCAGATCGAGGAGTTAGGTAGGAGGGTAATCAGAATTCTTCACCAGAATGGCCCCTTTTTAGTTCTCCATTTACGATATGAGATGGACATGTTGGCTTTCTCTGGATGTACTCATGGTTGCACTAACGAAGAGGCAGAAGAGTTGACGAGAATGAGGTACGAGGTTTTCCCCCCTTCCCGCAATGTCCTATTTTCGATTTGATGAGAAATTGCGAGCACGTATCCATTTGGCAGATATGCATATCCATGGTGGAAGGAGAAAGTCATCGATTCAGTCGTCAAAAGGAAGGATGGTCTCTGCCCTCTAACACCAGAAGAGACTGCTCTGGTATTGAGAGCGCTCGATATAGATCATCGTATCCAGGTATACATAGCTGCAGGAGAAATATACGGCGGTGAAAGGCGAATGAGAGCTCTTTCTGAAGCTTTTCCAAATTTGGTGAGCGTATGTGACAGTACATATCGTTTGTTTAGTGTTGTGTTCTTACTTTGATCTCTAAATGCAAGTAATTGAGTAGGTAAGGAAGGAAACTTTACTTGGTTCATCAGATCTTCAATATTTCCAGAATCACTCATCGCAAATGGCAGCATTAGATTACATGGTTTCTTTAGCCAGTGATATTTTCGTTCCTACATACGATGGAAACATGGCTAAAGTTGTCGAGGGTCATCGTAGGTACTGCTTTTTCATGTTCATCGATGTATATTACTATCAAGTGAATGCTAATTGCTATATTTTTCAGAAAGAACTAACGAACAAAGAGTGCTGAAACAAAAGTTTGATTTCTCTAAGATCTCTCTGTTTTACAATTCGCAGATTCTTGGGGTTCAAGAAGACCATCACGCTAGATCGAAAGGTCTTAGTAGACCTGATCGATCAGTATACTAATGGAACTTTAGCATGGGAAGACTTCTCTTCATCAATTAAGGCAGCTCATGCTACTCGCCTGGGAAGGCCTGCCAGAAGAGTGACGATACCCGACAGACCAAAGGAAGAGGACTACTTCTATGCCAATCCCCATGAATGCCTCCGAGAAGCTTGGTGAAACACAGAA includes these proteins:
- the LOC122030828 gene encoding uncharacterized protein LOC122030828 isoform X3, which gives rise to MTTIEQLFKRIFDRKCRIEAQLRQQEESYAESLAYSLLADGKQPPPWLLESQNELSSKHFAPGISFPLPTPSAHEVCISKEYTRKEHTDVATITSHQKDDQRDCDIICSEVVEDSSVSGSVVSIQCGWSKQKDTEENLYGTKQIASFGDEVTVEGNTRRKTRSMATISMSGHTIEPSSSRNPLSLHSKVGDKAASSEAPVECNPRRIIRSKQKEPDEYLNGTKQIANFGDEVTIEGNARRITSKVGDKAASSGSPLEHNPRRITRSLAASLISDHAPELSVARNSFALQSKAAHEASPSRSLDCPGNMLQLLSSLEYLSANPHDPEGKIHSRSCETSHDLATISCGMACTIDSDLKQSVRSSMDTKEDNYKTMVEDKSACNLNLAPHDLQIDNSVLLGGDACLESEETEFAAHNVCCSTVANPILIVHDVGKGGRLTATSDSTRPASGVPSLNHSSEPRYSLRSLSRDGKVLSYSDPDGSSNITSSKSSRNLAAKACEISWPKKRKLNCYSDSILATTPRIRLHQRMLAHEGNCYSTKGSFDSASFEEIQKTTSPVGSTLNYEGVKAVSGSHLEEFHQRQNQCEREPCQVNSCSKSTDQLTDTCLPNQSTNVFPSLNLADESRTFISNGICNSGAPICILEGSGPPGNDAHDGLDSSATIVDYCDLQAIEKREICPLEKDLQTYSSVRDDLVNNNEFVPEFEGFSIAISPTLGNDAYSNSGFPPLSLNIQTSSLTSRVTPTNSPLGYSKINKIPDVFQSLPNGLLGNMNLNDPLYLHNDYGKPFRTNEHAQASLHSSLESVFDFSCMDSSYSHNASSSCDTFDGASSKPPLTPPIESSSLRRVSGKSGSGSQTLVTNPELVCFRIDEDSTTLEDNEHSDELGISDKGTCLKEIKALDDREPLRDISSIYRNTQNSCPLIKVIPGNRSHQSLDTKFSYGTEINVHSSLGSSYSNNTDQMGDIENQCFPVNGDKDRSIAKSLSNRSSEPELNTKKLGRNRSQASIQKGYKPNNIVSNVSSFIPMIKKQQQATTTKGKKEIKVKALEAAEAAKRLEEKRQIEREIRKAAAKLERERLEQKKQLKLKQMEEKRRKEAERLEHEKQLKQNQLEDKRRKETEIAARKRQREEEDWKERERKRRCNEDTQKLQREQEERLRTKKEEKELRFKALVDDGKKKGLMQDPKQPLKLKEISGSTKTNEVDPISTKVTTSSNITKGIIQDRLSTNKKNQDCESYEISPYKDSDDDEDGADENLRRRKKHIPSWARDPLEKLLLRQQDTNPFDIFFRKNSFSLNQVLCPPVTRRLPL